The window TATAAAAATACCTATTCATCACATGTTTGGATTTCACTCTTAGTCAGCATCCACTCAAAAAACAAGACAATCCTAGTTACACCACATTTTCCCTGCCATAAAGGCTTCTAAAATACGCCTCGCTTTTTTCTTTGGCAAATTGAAAGGCATCGATTTCGGTCTTGCGTTCCTTATAAGGCAATTTTTTATCACTTTCGAAATGAAGTCGGAAGACCGGGTCCTCATCCTGCATGACATGACGAAATTCATGGAAAAGGGTCTCAATTAACGTTTCATACTCCTCGTATTGGAAAATAAAGATAATCCCCAGCTCACGCCAAAAAATCCCTGCAGCAAAGCGCAAATACTCATCCTCTTCGTCCCCTAAATCGCTGATGATTTGGTTCGCTTCCCGAATGGAGCAAAAAATCACCGGAATATGGAAGACATTCTCTAAATAAGCATCCATCGTATGATAGATGGAGCGGAGATTCCAGGAAAACTCGCTATCCAAGACATACCAGTTCTTATATCGTTGAAGGATGGTACGCTTCTGCAGTACTTCGGTTAAGGTCATGAAGACAGCCTCCAATCCAATTTAGATCAGCATGCTACTATCATATCGCCTATAGGTGCAGGATTATACCTATTGGGTATTATTTCCATTCTTAAAATAATTCTAAAAAGAATGAATAGTAAAAGCTGTACTAAGAGTAGGAAGGGCTGCTGTTCATCTTTTATGAGGTAATGTGTTTCATTATGCTGACACCCAAAGAAGACACTAAAAAGCGTTTAATCAGAACATTTCAATAAACCGCTGGGCACCCTTCGATAGAGGACGGTTTTTGTCCCAGATTAGAGAAATTTTATTTTGCAGAGGACAATCCTCTATTTCAACAATTTTAATATCGTCAGACGGGTGGATGGCAAAGGTTGATCTTGGCAAAACAGCTCCTCCCATCCCGGCTGCGACAAAGGAGAAGATAATCGCAGCGTCATGAGATTCGCAGATAATATTTGGTTTGACCCCTAGTTTGTTACAGGTATCTTGAAAGGCGGTATACTTTCCATACTTGTTTTCGCGTACGAACATGACAAGCGGGATGTCTTCCAAATCCATCATATGAATGGTTGCTCTAGATGAATCCCACTCCCATTTACTTGGAATGAATAATACATAGGGCTCCAGCAATCAAGGTGTTGGAATTGCAGGAAACGGAAGAAGACAAGCGTCTTAATCGAAGATTAGCGGTAGAAATTCAAATCAAAACAAAGAATGGGCAAGTGTATGAAAAATCGGTTCAGCACGCACCGGGCTCGAAAGAAAAACCACTGAGTGAAGCCGAGCATCGTGAAAAGTGGGTCAGCTGCTTGAGCCATTATGGAGAGCCATCATCGGCTCCTGGCAGCATAGAGTCCATCGCCCATGACCTGTATGATCAAGGTTTACGAATGGACACATACACCTGCTTCAGTGATTGGATGAACGAGATACACAAACAATTGAATGCTTATAAACCAAAACAGATGATTTGATTCCAGAAAGGAATCGAGTGGAAGGAGTATCATAATGAAATTCCGTATCTGTGGAAAAAGAAGCTGATTCTTGAGGCCTTGGACAAAGCAAAGGAGCTACTTCAGGTAGGCACAGGCTCAATTGATAGAAGAGCGGTCTATTTAGTGAATCCAGGTATGAAACAGATGGAGCCACACGGCTGGGGTGGCGCAACACAAACCTTATATGCAGCCGTTCAAGCGCTTAATCCTGGGGAAGTCGCTCCATCTCACAGGCATATGACATCAGCTCTAAGGTTTATTATGGAGGGTCACGGTGCATCCGGTATTGTGAATGGTGTGAAGTATCATTTTGAACCGGGAGACTATGTCATTACACCAGAGTGGACTTGGCACGATCATGTGAATGAAGGAAACGAAACGGTACTATGGATGGACTGCTTAGATATTCCATTCACATCAGCACTGACAAGCTCCTTCTTTGAGCTAGCAGGGGCTGTTCCATGAACAGGATACCATTGGGAAAGGTAAAGCATATTCTGATTATATTCAGTTTGACTTACAGACGGTGGAAGCAAGTGTTTCCGGTCCCAAGCGACCGCAGGACAGAATGCCGATTTCAGAGGTAAGACAATCATTTCCAAAGCCACTTTCAGCTAGCGAACCAAACGAGCTGGATGCTCAGGGAACGGAATTGCAGAATGGCTCCATTGTCATAGCAGCCATTACAAGCTGTACGAATACATCCAACCCCTTCAATATGATAGGTGCTGGATTATTGGCTAAGAAGGCTGTTGAATATGGTTTAACCGTACCGAAGACGATTCAGACTTCTTTGGCGCCTGGATCAAAGGCGGTTACAGCTTATTTGCAAAAAGCAGGATTACTTCCGTATTTGGAAAAGCTGGGCTTTTATCATGCCGGCTACGGCTGTGCCGTATGTGTAGGCAACAGCGGGAAGCTTAATGCTGAAGTCGAGAAAATGATTCAGGAGAATGATCTGACGGTCGCTGCTGTATTAAGTGGCAACCGTAATTTTGAAGGACGAATTCATGCCTTAGTAAAAGCAAATTATTTAGTTTCGCCTCCGTTAGTCATCGCCTTTGCCATTGCAGGCACGATGAATATTAATTTGGAGAATGAACCGCTGGGTCGAACTTTATCAGGTAAAGAGGTCTATTTGCAGGATATTTGGCCGAGCTCAGATGAAATTGCTAGCCTAGTAGAGTCTGCGATTTCATCTGATATTTTCCGTGAAGCCTATGAAAATGTGTTTGAAGGCGACGAGAAATGGCGGGAACTGGAATATCATGATTATCCGATTTTTAAATGGGATGATCGGTCCACCTATTTTAAAAAGTCTCCTTTTCTCGAGTCCGGACAAATCCAACGATTCAGCGCTTTCTCCAGGCAAGGGGAACCTTTGCCCATCCAAGGCTGTAAAACCCAATGGCTCAAGGACATCATTTGAAGCCGTACTGCGTCTGGATACGAAAATGGAGATTGAGCTCTATCAGAAAAAGGGAGTCTTTCAGAATATCCTCGACCAATGGGGAGAAACACAAAAGGTATAATACATGTTACAGAAAAAAGGAGAATCTTCTAGTAGATGTTCTCCTTTTTTCTATGCAAATGAAAAGGCCAAAGAATAGAAAAATTCTATCAATAAATGGAAAAATGAAGGTAATCGATTATTATAAATCCCCTTTCGCTCAAAGGGAAGAAAAATCGTTATTGTTCAAAATAAGGACAAGAATTTGTGAAAACTATATAAAAGTGATCTGGAATCCATAGAAATTCTCCATGTATTTTATGTATGATAGGTACGTACTAACAAATGTGATATTGTTCACATATATAGGAGATGACAGTATGAAGAAGAAAAATTGGTTACTAATGCTCATCATGAGTATTTTTATGCTATTTGCTGCTGCTTGCGGAAACGACTCTGCAAGTGAACCAAAGCAGGAAGAGCCAAAAGAAGAGCAAAAGGAAGATGAGGTAACAGGTGCTTCTGAAGGAGCAAGCTACACACCTCTTGACGAGCTTCAGGATAACTATGACATCGTCATTATCGGTGCTGGTGGTGCCGGAATGACAGCTGCTCTTGAAGCAAAGGCAAACGGCATGAATCCAGTTATTTTTGAAAAAATGCCAGTTGCTGGAGGAAACACATCAAAATCCTCTTCTGGAATGAATGCATCAGAAACAAAGTTCCAAACCGAGCAAGGCATTCAGGATAGCAATGATAAATTTTATGAAGAAACATTAAAAGGCGGAAAAGGTACAAATAATCCAGAATTACTTCGTTTCTTCGTTGATAATTCAGCTGATGCGATTGACTGGTTAGATTCAATCGGCATCCGCTTGAACAATATCACGATTACAGGTGGAATGAGCGAAAAGCGTACACACCGTCCTGAAGATGGTTCTGCAGTAGGCCAATATCTTGTGACTGGCTTAGTAAAAAATGTGGAAGAGCAAAAAATTCCTTTATTCGTTAATGCGGATGTAAAGGAAATTACGCAAAAAGATGGACAAGTTAACGGCGTTAAAGTTGTATTTGATGGAAAAGATGAGAAAGCAATCTCTGCAAAGGCTGTTGTAGTCGCATCAGGCGGTTACGGAGCTAATATGGATATGATCACAAAGGTTAGAAGCGATTTAGAAGGCTATGTAACAACAAACCAAGAAGGTAGCACAGGCGATGGTATCACGATGATTGAAGCTCTTGGCGGCACAGCGGTTGATATGGATCAAATCCAGGTTCACCCAACTGTACAACAGGAAAAATCTTACCTAATCGGTGAAGTGGTTCGTGGAGAAGGTGGAATCCTTGTTTCTGCAGAAGGAAAGAGATTCCATAACGAAATGGATACTCGTGACAATGTGACAGCTGCAATCAACAGCCTACCAGAAAGATCAGCATGGTTAGTATTTGATTCTGGTGTCAAATCTCGTGCGAAGGCCATTGATCAATATGAAAAAATGGGCTTTACAGTAAAAGGTGAAACGATTGAAGCATTAGCAGCAGAAATGAAGGTTCCAGCAGAGGCATTAAGTGCAACGCTTGATACTTGGAACACTACTGTTGCCAATAAAAACGATGCTGAATTTGGCAGAACAACGGCGATGGACAACGATTTATCAGGTGCTCCATTCTACGCCATTAAAATTGCTCCTGGAATTCACTACACAATGGGTGGCGTGAATATCAACACAAATACAGAAGTAATCACTGAAGCTGGTCAAGCAATTCCTGGTCTATTTGCAGCAGGAGAAGTAACTGGCGGATTACACGGTCAAAACCGTATCGGTGGAAACTCTGTAGGAGATATCATTGTATTTGGTCGTCAAGCGGGTGTGAAATCAGCTGAGTTTGTAAAAGCACAATAATATTTGTCTGAATGGCTGGTCAAACAGCTATGGTTAAAATAAAAGATTACTAGAAAAAGAGTCATCCTTATGGGATGGCTCTTTTCTTGTATGAATGGTGTTTATGGAAAAAGAGGGACTTGTTTGGTGCAACTAATATATGGAAGGAAGTGAAGCAGGTTTGGTGGAAATGGACTAATAAGTATTTTACAATAATAGTAGAAAAGTATATTTAAATATTCAGATTTATAGTGGCTAAATACTCAGTGTACGGTAAAGGGGGAGTTTTAAACGTAATCACCTAGAAATATGAACTTTTTTCACATTTAAGATTGGATTTGATTAACAAGTGATGAAAGGGTGCTTTGTATGCTGAAGGAAATTGAAAAAAAGCTGATCGATCATGTTTTTGACATGAGTGTGAAAGGTGGGGAGAAGCTGTCATTAGAACAATTTGAGTTGGCGGAAAAGGATAACCCAGATTACCGGGTCAAATGGAGTGAGCTTGGCTCCTATTTATTGAATTTAAGGTCGCAGGATTATTTGCGGTTTGATGACAGTATTTTAACCTGTGGCGGTGAAGTAAACCAGAAGTATGATAATAATATTAGCTTTGTCTGGACGGATAAACTAGAATTAGGTCATAATGGAATCACCTTTATTTTAGATGAGCTGAAGGCTGTTAAGGATAAGGAAATTCAGGCCTTACTGGCTGCCGGACAATCCACTCGAAGCAAATGGACGAACGCTCTTATCTTCTTCGTGCTTGGCCTGATTGTTGCCTGGATGATAAGGTTTTTTAACTAAGGCAGATAGGGGAAAACCAAAATGTTGTCAACTTATGGAAAAAATAACACGCTAAAAAATGTCCTTCAAGGGTGATGAAGGACATTTTTTTAACTTCATTCAGCAGTCGAAAATTAGACGGGCGAATTTGCTTGTTGAGCTATTTAGTGAACTCTTACAGGAGATTTTTTACAAACCTGAGATTCTAGCACATAGGCTAATTCAAACGCATCCTTCACGGCAGTCGATAAGGACCCAGGATGATTAACGGCATCGCCGATGACAAATACCTGGTCAAAATGCTGACGGAACGACTCTTCTAATGGATTATAGGCTTGGGTTCCCATTGCAATCACCACATTGTCCATATCAATGGACGTCTGCTGGCCTGAGGCAGGATCCTCAATGACGACAGCATCCGGCTGAATCTCTGATACCCGGTGGTCGCTAATAATCTTTACATGATTCTTCTTCAATCGATTCATTAATCGTGCTCTTGTCGGTGGACTAATTCGTCTGCCGATGGCAGTAGGAAGTTCGATATAGGTTACGTCATTTCCCTTTGCTGCCAGCTGGTCTGTGATACTAAAGCAGATCATCCCGCTGCCCATCACGACGATTTTTTCCTGATTAAAATATTTATGATGTGAATAAACATATTCATAGCCATAGACATTTGGCTGGTTAATTCCTGGGATATCAGGCATATAGCCCTTTGCACCGGTGGCTAAAATGACCGCATAAGGATTCATCGCTTGTATCATGCCAATCTCTGCCTCTGTATTCATATGAATCTCAACGCCTAAACGATTCAATTCATTGCGATGATAATCAATAAACCAGTTCATTTTCTCCTTATGGAGCGGCTTGCTCACAAGCGGCAGCTGTCCGCCAAGCTTGTTATCCTTTTCAAATAAGGTAACTCGATAGCCTTTTTCCGCAAGCACTCTTGCTGCTTCCATTCCGCCAGGACCACCCCCGACAATCACTACATGGCGCTTGTCTTGAATTTGAGGAAGCTTCTGATCAAATTCAAGCTCACGTCCTGCTCTTACATTAATCGCACATTGGACATGCAGTCCCTTTCCAACCGAGCGGATGCAGTGCATACAGCAGATGCATTTGCGAAGTTCGTCTTCGCGCTCCTCCATTACCTTATGAACCCATTCCGGATCGGCAATCTGACCACGGCCAATCGCAATAAAGTCTGCTTTTCCATCTGCTAAAATCGACTCGGCAAACTCTGGCTCACGAATCACACCAACGGTAATGACTGGAATGCTAACAGCCTTTTTCATTTCCTCGGCAAGATACACTCTCCAGCCCTGCTCATAAAGCGGCGATTCGACGATAACCTCGGAGGAATCATAGGTGCCGGCACTTGCGTGAAGTGAATCAACTCCGGTCTTCTCCAAATGGGCCCCGATTCTTAAACCCATTTCAAGGTCAATTCCACCCTTTACGAATTCATCGACGCTAAGGCGGACGGAGACAGGGAAATCTTGACCGCAATGCTTCTTAATCCCAACGATGATTTCGTCAATAAACCGCATGCGATTCTCAAAGCTGCCGCCATATTCGTCGGTCCTTAGATTGGTATAAGGGCTGAGGAATTGGTTAACTAAATAACCATGGGCAGCGTGTATTTCAACACCGTCAGCACCAGCAAGCTTTGCGCGGACAGCTCCCATGACGAATTTCATTACAAGCTCCTTCACCTCAGCAGTCGTGAGCTCTCTAGGCTCCTCACCGATGGACGGACAGGTGACAGGACTTGGCGCCACAATTTGTTTCCCGCCAATCAGAATTGACTTGGATTCACGCCCGGCATGGTGCAGCTGCATAAAAATCTTCGCTCCATGCTTGTGAACCGCATTAACCAACCGGTGGATACCCGGAATGAAGCGATCCTCATCAACCCGCGGCTGAGTAACCGCTGCCTTCCCATATTCATAATCAATAGAGGCAACCTCTACAATAACCAACCCTGTACCACCTTTTGCCCGTTCTTCGTAATAGGCAATCATATGATCAGTAATTTCACCATCAGGACCGGATAGGTTGGTTCCCATCGGCGGCATAACGATTCGATTTTTCAATGTAAGGCTGCCGATTTTTCCTTTAGCAAATAAATGCTGATATTTCATCTCAAATTCCCCCTTTTTAAAATGATCAAATTCGCCCGTCGAATTTGCGTCCGGATTTTTATCGAGCTCGCTCGATAAACTACCTTTAAAAAATCCGTGACATCCGCCTGAGACTTAACTTCATTCAGCCGGGGGTTGAACCCCACTGAATCGAATGACCATTTGCATTCATCCCCCACTTATAGAAGCGGAGGACTTCTGCTGAATGAAGTTAAATAATTCACATAACGATACAAAAAAATAATTCCAATCCCTATTATAAAGGAAGGGAGGGGCAATTTTTTGTCATAAAACGGACAATTGAGTGACATAAGTAGGTCGATTAAGGGTCAAGTAAAAATGTTATTTTACTAACTATAATTCTCTTCATCTGGATTATTGTAAAATAATTTTAAAAATGACAATCTGTGCCTAATAATATCGAGATTTCAGACATACTGTGTCGTTGTTATATGATTTTATAAACGATATCATTAAATCGTAATAATTAATTTCATAGTTGTTAGATGAAGATACTCTATCCAGAAGATATCGGGAAATAGTAAATGGAGAAGGATAGGCTTTTTTAATAATCAGGATTGTTATTGCATTCACATATTTTGTCGTACACCTATGAAATTAATGAAGGCTATTAAAATCATTGTAAGGGGTGTTATTCGATGAATGGTAATGGAATTGAAAGATTAGGTCGGATTCAGCTTCGAGTGTTTGATTTTGAAAAATCAGTTGATTATTACACAAATGTGCTTGGCCTTGACATTACAGCCCGAGATGAGAACAGAGTCTATTTAAAGGCATGGGACGAATGGGATCATCATAGTGTGATTCTCGAAAAGTCTGATCGAGCCGGCGTAGACCATGTTGCCTTTAAAGTAACAAATAATGATGTATTGGATACATTAGAAAAGAAAATTGGAGATTTTGGCTGCACGATGGAGCGTGTTTCGAATAAGGACCGTATTGGCGAAGGTCAAGCGATTCGGACAACACTGCCAACCGGCCATAAAATTGAGTTCTATCATGATATTGAGTATGTAGGGGTTCCGACTGGCACATTGAATCCACATCCATGGCCAGAGGGACAAAGAGGCATTTCCCCACATCGTCTTGATCACTGCTTATTATCAGGTGATGATATTGTCTCTACTAAACGCTTATTCAAGGATGTGCTCGGCTTTGTAGAAACGGAAAAAGTCGTGACCGTTGATGGTGAATCGTTAATTGCGACTTGGTTAACAACGACTATGACGGGACACGACATTGCCTTAATTAAAGGACCGGAAGCAAAAATCCATCACGTCGGCTTCTTTTTAGATAACTGGTATGATATTTTAAGAGCTTCCGATATTCTATCTCGCTATGAGATTGAAATCGATGTAACACCGACTCGTCACGGAATTACTCGTGGTCAAACCATCTACTTCTTTGACCCATCAGGTAACCGTAATGAGGTGTACACCGGCGGCTATGCAGTATATTCTGACTTCCCAACGATTACTTGGACAGAGGACAAGCTTGGACAGGGTATTTTCTATCACCGCCGTCAGTTAAACGAAGCATTTACAGCTGTATTTAGCTAAACAAAACCATCGATAAAAAAAGGGAGATCCTTACCATGAGGATTTCCCTTTTTCTAATTGAAATTATTATTTATTTTATTGTGGCGTAATGACCTCAATATTATGTGCTACAAGCTCTTGATACATTTCAGCGCTTACCTGTTGATCTGTAATCAATGCATCAATTTGATTAAGGCCCGCGAAAGCTGCGCTGGAGTTACTTCCGATTTTCGTTGAATCTACTAGGGCAACCACCTTATTAGACCTTTTAATCATTTCCTTTTTAAGCGAAATTTCATAGAGATTAAAGTCCGTTAAACCAGATTCTACAGAAAAGCCATTGGCCGATGTGAAAAATATATCAATATTGACATTATCGAGAATACTTACTCCTAAGGTGCCTTCAATGGAAGTAGAGCCTTTAGTTACTAGACCACCGACTAAGATAACCGTTATATCTGGATTGTCCTTTAACTCTAAAGCAGTTTGGAGTCCGCTGGTAACAACCGTTAAGCGAATCGGCTGCTCCTTTAAATAACGGGCAAATTCTAAAACCGTTGAACTGGCGTCTAGGAGAATACATTGCTTTTCCTTCACAAATTCTGAAGCCAGCTTGGCAATTTGCATTTTTTCTTGCTTGTTTTTCTTTTCACGGGCTGAGAAACTCATTTCATTATTGGACTCTTCATTTAGTACTGCCCCGCCATGAGTTCTGGTTAATAGACCTTCCATTTCCATTTTACTTAGGTCGGTTCGTAATGTAGCTTCAGATACTCCGATTTCTTTAGCCAAGTCCTTTACGGTGATTCGTTCCTGTTCCTGCAGGATTTGCATAATTATGTTTTTTCGCTCACTTGCAAACATTTTCATTTTTATTCATCCTTATAACTTGGTATATTATTTTTATCATATTTTATTTTCGTTTATTTTTCAATCTAATTCTCGTTTTCTTTTCTAATTTTAAAAGAAAACGAAAATGAATAGATATATGAATATAAAAACTGTGATATATAGGGTATTTCCTAAATATATTTGGCTAATTCAACTTCTTTACCTTCTTCACAGGTAACAATGTTCAGCCGCATTCTCCCTCTATATAGTATGTACTCATTTCTAAACCCAATATATGGTGATTTCACCAATAAAATCAAACTGGGCATATTTTCGTTTATTTTCGTATGAAAAAAATTAAAGATAAACACAAAAAATAATTAAAACTAAGTTGACAAAACAAAAATAAATGATAATATTAAAAGTGTAAAACGAAACCAAACGAAACAATAGAGAAAAGGAGTGGAAAGCAAAAATCAATAAATTGAAACCGATTTCTCTAATAAGTAACTGTAACGAAGTATTTGAACTCAAAGATCAACATAGTAGAATGGTAGATTCCTAGTATAAGTGGTTTTATCTTAGCAACTGTAACGGAAGTCACGGATAGTCAGAATGAAATCAGGTAGTATAAAATGGTCTGTCTATTTATAATAGAAGGTTTCCTTACATTCGCAGGTGAGTTTTTAAAATAATATACATCTTAGATTATCCTCATCTTATAAGATGAAGGAAATAAGTATTTAGGAAAAGGAGAATACAAAATGACTCAAACTCTTAAAAACGAAACAATTCAGGGAAATGAACTGCCTAAAACAATGAAAGCGGTTGTAGCTTATGCACCTGGTGATTATAAATTTGAAGAAGTACCAGTACCAACGATTGAAAATGATAAAGAAATCATCATTAAAGTGGAAGCGTGTGGAATTTGCGCAGGAGATGTAAAAGCATTTGATGGAGCACCGAGCTTCTGGGGGGATGAAAAGCAGCCTGCATATATCAAGGCTCCTATGATTCCAGGTCATGAATTTATTGGACGTGTTGTGCAAAAGGGTTCAGCCGTTAAGGATTTTGAAATTGGCGATCGAATCATTTCTGAACAAATTGTTCCATGTGAAGAATGCCGTTTTTGTAAAAGAGGTCAGTATTGGATGTGTGAAAAGCATGATCTATACGGATTCCAAAATAATGTAAACGGCGGTATGGCTGAATATATGAAATTACCGAAGGAAGGCCGTAATTATAAAGTTCCTGAAGATATGCCGATTGAACAAGCTATTTTAATTGAGCCATATGCTTGTAGCCTTCATGCTGTACAGAGAGCCAACATCCAACTTGGAGATTTCGTTGTCCTATCTGGTGCAGGAACACTAGGTTTAGGAATGGTTGCTCCAATTAAGAAGTCAGGTGCAGGAACATTGGTTGTATTGGACCTTCAGGATGACCGACTAGAATTAGCAAAGAAATTCGGTGCGGATATTGTTTTAAACCCAAGCAAAGTGGACGCAGTGCAGGAAATTAAGAATATGACGGAAGGCTATGGCTGTGATATTTACATTGAAGCGACAGGACATCCGGCATCAGTTGAACAAGGCTTAAGTGCGATTAGAAAGCTAGGTACATTTGTTGAGTTTGGTGTATTTGGTAAGCCTGTAACGGTTGATTGGAGCATCATTAGTGACCGTAAAGAACTTGATTTACTAGGTGCGCATTTAGGACCATACTGCTACCCATTAGTAATTGATGGAATTGCTAAAGGCGAAATTCCAACTGAAAGCGTTGTAAGTCATGAATTTGGATTAGAGCAATTCAAAGAAGCCTTTGATTTAGTGAAAAAAGGTTCAGAATCCTTAAAGGTTATTTTAGTACCATAAGCTAAGTAATCCGGACGCAAATTCGACGGGCGAATTTGATATATCCCCCCTGAATGGTAACGCTGCACCAAATGCTGCGTTACCATTCAAAATAGCAACTTCCCTAGTAATTTTTCTAAATCATTAGGAAAGTTACTTAAAATGAAAGCGTTTTATATGAGTGTGTGACTTAGAAAAAATATATGTTGGCTTTGGGAGGGTTAGGAAAATGAATGATTTGAGGCAGCAAGGCAGTTTTTTAGATAAAATAGGCATTCCTTCAAATCTGGTGTGGGGTTATATTGGCGTTCTTATTTTTATGATGGGGGACGGTCTCGAACTCGCATGGATCAGCACATATCTTGTTGAACAAGGATTAACAGTCCAACAGGCAGCGACTCTTACCACTGCATATGGAGTAACGATTGCCATTGGAGCCTGGTTTTCTGGTGTGATGGTCGAAGCCATTGGGCCGCGGAAGACGATGACAATTGGTGTCTTATTCTATGTCATTGGACATGCATTATTTGTGGGTCTTGCTTTGCCTAGTATTAAATATGGACTCATGATACCCACTTATGCAATAAGAGGTTTTGGTTATCCGTTATTTGCTTATTCATTCTTAGTATGGGTTACATATAAAACACCGCAGCAAAAGTTAGGAACGGCGGTTGGTTGGTTTTGGTTTGTCTTTACAGGTGGGCTCAGCGTACTAGGTGCTTACTTTTCTAGCTGGGCGATTCAAGCGTTTGGGCATATGGCTACCCTTTGGAGTGCGATTCTATGGGTATTAATTGGATGGCTATTAGCAGTCTTCGTAAACCGAGATTCATTCGAGGTAAAGGCAAAAGGTGATAATCAGGCTTCATCAAAATTAAAAGAGTTATTAAATGGAGTTACAATTGTAAAAAGAGAGCCAAAAGTTGCGATTGCGGGAATCGTAAGGATTGTCAATCAAACATCACAGTATGCATTCCCACTATTCCTACCTATTTACTTATCTAACTATGGAATCAATATGACGGTATGGTTAAATATTTGGGGAACGATTTTCATTTCAAATATCGCCTTCAATTTAATTTTCGGTGTGGTTGGAGATAAATTTGGCTGGAGAAATACCGTTACATGGTTTGGCGGAATTGGATGTGCTACTTTCACACTATTACTATACTTAGCACCACAATGGTTTGCGGGAAATATCGTCGCTCTTTCAATTATCGGTGTGCTATGGGGCGCATGTCTAGCAGGATATGTACCACTTTCTGCCCTAACTCCATCATTAGTAAGCGATGGCGACAAGGGTGCAGCGATGTCGATTC of the Bacillus tuaregi genome contains:
- a CDS encoding DUF3920 family protein, yielding MTLTEVLQKRTILQRYKNWYVLDSEFSWNLRSIYHTMDAYLENVFHIPVIFCSIREANQIISDLGDEEDEYLRFAAGIFWRELGIIFIFQYEEYETLIETLFHEFRHVMQDEDPVFRLHFESDKKLPYKERKTEIDAFQFAKEKSEAYFRSLYGRENVV
- a CDS encoding LysR family transcriptional regulator substrate-binding protein; the encoded protein is MLEPYVLFIPSKWEWDSSRATIHMMDLEDIPLVMFVRENKYGKYTAFQDTCNKLGVKPNIICESHDAAIIFSFVAAGMGGAVLPRSTFAIHPSDDIKIVEIEDCPLQNKISLIWDKNRPLSKGAQRFIEMF
- a CDS encoding cupin domain-containing protein, whose translation is MDKAKELLQVGTGSIDRRAVYLVNPGMKQMEPHGWGGATQTLYAAVQALNPGEVAPSHRHMTSALRFIMEGHGASGIVNGVKYHFEPGDYVITPEWTWHDHVNEGNETVLWMDCLDIPFTSALTSSFFELAGAVP
- a CDS encoding aconitase family protein → MGKGKAYSDYIQFDLQTVEASVSGPKRPQDRMPISEVRQSFPKPLSASEPNELDAQGTELQNGSIVIAAITSCTNTSNPFNMIGAGLLAKKAVEYGLTVPKTIQTSLAPGSKAVTAYLQKAGLLPYLEKLGFYHAGYGCAVCVGNSGKLNAEVEKMIQENDLTVAAVLSGNRNFEGRIHALVKANYLVSPPLVIAFAIAGTMNINLENEPLGRTLSGKEVYLQDIWPSSDEIASLVESAISSDIFREAYENVFEGDEKWRELEYHDYPIFKWDDRSTYFKKSPFLESGQIQRFSAFSRQGEPLPIQGCKTQWLKDII
- a CDS encoding flavocytochrome c; the protein is MKKKNWLLMLIMSIFMLFAAACGNDSASEPKQEEPKEEQKEDEVTGASEGASYTPLDELQDNYDIVIIGAGGAGMTAALEAKANGMNPVIFEKMPVAGGNTSKSSSGMNASETKFQTEQGIQDSNDKFYEETLKGGKGTNNPELLRFFVDNSADAIDWLDSIGIRLNNITITGGMSEKRTHRPEDGSAVGQYLVTGLVKNVEEQKIPLFVNADVKEITQKDGQVNGVKVVFDGKDEKAISAKAVVVASGGYGANMDMITKVRSDLEGYVTTNQEGSTGDGITMIEALGGTAVDMDQIQVHPTVQQEKSYLIGEVVRGEGGILVSAEGKRFHNEMDTRDNVTAAINSLPERSAWLVFDSGVKSRAKAIDQYEKMGFTVKGETIEALAAEMKVPAEALSATLDTWNTTVANKNDAEFGRTTAMDNDLSGAPFYAIKIAPGIHYTMGGVNINTNTEVITEAGQAIPGLFAAGEVTGGLHGQNRIGGNSVGDIIVFGRQAGVKSAEFVKAQ
- a CDS encoding oxidoreductase, coding for MKYQHLFAKGKIGSLTLKNRIVMPPMGTNLSGPDGEITDHMIAYYEERAKGGTGLVIVEVASIDYEYGKAAVTQPRVDEDRFIPGIHRLVNAVHKHGAKIFMQLHHAGRESKSILIGGKQIVAPSPVTCPSIGEEPRELTTAEVKELVMKFVMGAVRAKLAGADGVEIHAAHGYLVNQFLSPYTNLRTDEYGGSFENRMRFIDEIIVGIKKHCGQDFPVSVRLSVDEFVKGGIDLEMGLRIGAHLEKTGVDSLHASAGTYDSSEVIVESPLYEQGWRVYLAEEMKKAVSIPVITVGVIREPEFAESILADGKADFIAIGRGQIADPEWVHKVMEEREDELRKCICCMHCIRSVGKGLHVQCAINVRAGRELEFDQKLPQIQDKRHVVIVGGGPGGMEAARVLAEKGYRVTLFEKDNKLGGQLPLVSKPLHKEKMNWFIDYHRNELNRLGVEIHMNTEAEIGMIQAMNPYAVILATGAKGYMPDIPGINQPNVYGYEYVYSHHKYFNQEKIVVMGSGMICFSITDQLAAKGNDVTYIELPTAIGRRISPPTRARLMNRLKKNHVKIISDHRVSEIQPDAVVIEDPASGQQTSIDMDNVVIAMGTQAYNPLEESFRQHFDQVFVIGDAVNHPGSLSTAVKDAFELAYVLESQVCKKSPVRVH
- a CDS encoding catechol 2,3-dioxygenase; this translates as MNGNGIERLGRIQLRVFDFEKSVDYYTNVLGLDITARDENRVYLKAWDEWDHHSVILEKSDRAGVDHVAFKVTNNDVLDTLEKKIGDFGCTMERVSNKDRIGEGQAIRTTLPTGHKIEFYHDIEYVGVPTGTLNPHPWPEGQRGISPHRLDHCLLSGDDIVSTKRLFKDVLGFVETEKVVTVDGESLIATWLTTTMTGHDIALIKGPEAKIHHVGFFLDNWYDILRASDILSRYEIEIDVTPTRHGITRGQTIYFFDPSGNRNEVYTGGYAVYSDFPTITWTEDKLGQGIFYHRRQLNEAFTAVFS